A single region of the Sphingobium sp. TKS genome encodes:
- a CDS encoding YnbE family lipoprotein — protein sequence MKKRTIMTAGFAGLALGGCIQVKAPDKPIEINLNVKIQQEVVVRLQRDAQDLIQNNPELFPQ from the coding sequence ATGAAGAAGCGAACGATCATGACGGCGGGTTTCGCCGGTTTGGCTCTGGGGGGCTGCATCCAGGTGAAGGCCCCGGACAAGCCGATCGAAATCAACCTCAATGTGAAGATACAGCAGGAAGTCGTCGTCCGCCTGCAGCGCGATGCGCAGGATTTGATCCAGAATAACCCGGAGTTGTTCCCGCAATGA
- a CDS encoding YdbL family protein, with product MTRKFLMIAASAAVALATGLVMTSPARAQSGVVAAAMASGAVGEQADGYLGIAGSVSDAVRSEVESINIKRRAVYTDLAGKRGVTVQDVAAATGCQTLSSRVKQGQVYRIGAGAWQTKGAGPIALPSYCATAG from the coding sequence ATGACACGCAAGTTTTTGATGATCGCCGCCTCTGCCGCGGTCGCGCTGGCGACCGGGCTGGTCATGACCTCTCCGGCGCGCGCGCAGTCGGGCGTCGTCGCTGCCGCCATGGCGTCGGGCGCGGTGGGCGAACAGGCCGACGGCTATCTCGGCATTGCCGGTTCGGTGAGCGACGCGGTGCGTTCGGAAGTCGAATCGATCAATATCAAGCGCCGGGCCGTTTATACGGACCTGGCAGGCAAGCGTGGCGTGACGGTGCAGGATGTCGCCGCCGCGACTGGATGCCAGACGCTCAGCAGCCGGGTGAAGCAGGGTCAGGTCTACCGCATCGGCGCCGGTGCGTGGCAGACCAAGGGGGCCGGGCCGATCGCATTGCCCTCCTATTGCGCGACGGCTGGCTGA
- a CDS encoding AtpZ/AtpI family protein — MAADVPGQDPAGEDARITSLEERIAQAEHAEKVRQGTQVQQADDGSRLGNRVLAELIGGLAGGAVVGGTLDYFLRTSPWLLLAFLGLGIVAAFRNIIRLTTTKRPDQ, encoded by the coding sequence ATGGCGGCGGATGTACCGGGGCAGGACCCGGCGGGGGAAGATGCGCGGATCACTTCTTTGGAGGAGCGGATCGCGCAGGCCGAACACGCCGAAAAGGTCAGACAGGGGACACAGGTGCAACAGGCGGACGATGGGTCGCGCCTGGGCAACAGGGTTCTCGCGGAGCTGATCGGCGGTCTTGCTGGCGGTGCTGTGGTTGGTGGGACTCTGGACTACTTTCTGCGGACATCCCCATGGCTCCTGTTGGCATTCCTCGGTCTTGGGATCGTGGCGGCGTTCAGGAACATCATCAGATTGACGACGACGAAGCGTCCCGACCAATAG
- a CDS encoding F0F1 ATP synthase subunit A: MAQSGKIDPMHQFAIEPLFGTDHLSLGGFNIAFTNSALYMVAAAVVLWIFVVGGMKRELVPGRWQMAVEYMTGFIKSLLIANVGEGGKKYIPYVFSLFMFILLANLLGLLPLGLVGLHPFTFTSHFTATGVLAIMSFSIVLGVGFWKHGLHFFSLFVPHGTPLPMIPVIFPIELISFMVRPFSLGLRLFVAMTAGHVLLKVLAGFVINASNAGVGYGLTVGSASFILMIGISALEVLVAVIQAYVFALLTSVYINDAENLH; this comes from the coding sequence GTGGCACAATCCGGCAAAATCGATCCGATGCACCAGTTTGCGATCGAACCGCTGTTCGGTACGGATCATCTGTCGTTGGGCGGCTTCAACATCGCCTTCACCAACAGCGCGCTCTATATGGTGGCCGCCGCCGTGGTGTTGTGGATCTTCGTCGTCGGCGGGATGAAGCGGGAACTGGTCCCCGGCCGTTGGCAGATGGCGGTCGAATATATGACCGGCTTCATCAAGAGCCTGCTGATCGCCAATGTGGGTGAGGGCGGCAAGAAGTACATTCCTTACGTCTTCTCGCTGTTCATGTTCATCCTGTTGGCGAACCTGCTCGGCCTGCTGCCGCTGGGCTTGGTCGGCCTGCACCCCTTCACCTTCACCAGCCATTTCACCGCGACCGGCGTGCTCGCGATCATGAGCTTCTCGATCGTGCTGGGGGTTGGCTTCTGGAAGCATGGGCTCCACTTCTTCTCGCTGTTCGTGCCGCACGGCACGCCCCTGCCGATGATCCCGGTCATTTTCCCGATCGAGCTGATCTCGTTCATGGTGCGTCCGTTCAGCCTTGGTCTGCGACTGTTCGTTGCAATGACCGCCGGTCACGTCCTGCTCAAGGTGCTGGCGGGCTTCGTCATCAACGCATCGAACGCGGGCGTCGGCTATGGCCTCACGGTCGGCAGCGCCAGCTTCATCCTTATGATCGGCATCAGCGCCCTGGAAGTGCTGGTGGCGGTGATCCAGGCCTATGTGTTCGCGCTGTTGACCTCGGTCTACATCAACGATGCCGAAAACCTGCACTAA
- a CDS encoding F0F1 ATP synthase subunit C, whose protein sequence is MDAEAAKLLGAGLAAIGAGIAALGVGNVFSSFLEGALRNPGAADGQQGRLFIGFAAAELLGLLAFVIAMILVFVA, encoded by the coding sequence ATGGACGCAGAAGCCGCAAAGCTGCTCGGTGCTGGCCTAGCCGCCATCGGTGCGGGCATCGCCGCCCTCGGTGTGGGCAACGTCTTCAGCTCGTTCCTCGAAGGCGCGCTGCGCAACCCCGGCGCCGCCGACGGTCAGCAGGGCCGCCTGTTCATCGGTTTCGCCGCGGCGGAACTTCTGGGTCTGCTGGCGTTCGTTATCGCCATGATCCTGGTGTTCGTGGCCTAA
- a CDS encoding F0F1 ATP synthase subunit B family protein, translating into MPQIAQIAETYSSQIFWLLLTFGFVFFVIGLGMVPKVQATADARDAKITGDLDAAKAAFARADEAEADYRVRDAESRGAVQAMLAKAKAEAAKASEVKLAAADAEIAGQIGAAEARIKAASNAAMAEIETVAADAARDMVARISGVDASDEAARNAVKAALAHG; encoded by the coding sequence ATGCCTCAAATCGCGCAAATTGCCGAAACCTACTCATCGCAGATCTTCTGGCTGCTGTTGACCTTCGGCTTCGTTTTCTTCGTCATCGGCCTGGGCATGGTGCCCAAGGTTCAGGCGACGGCTGATGCGCGTGACGCGAAGATCACCGGCGATCTGGATGCCGCCAAGGCGGCTTTCGCCCGTGCCGATGAAGCGGAGGCGGACTATCGGGTCCGTGACGCCGAAAGCCGTGGAGCCGTTCAGGCCATGCTGGCGAAGGCGAAGGCGGAAGCGGCCAAGGCCTCCGAAGTCAAGCTTGCAGCCGCGGATGCGGAAATCGCAGGCCAGATCGGCGCGGCCGAAGCCCGCATCAAGGCTGCGTCCAACGCGGCCATGGCAGAGATTGAAACCGTTGCCGCTGATGCAGCGCGCGACATGGTGGCTCGCATTTCCGGCGTGGACGCGTCGGACGAGGCAGCCCGCAACGCAGTAAAGGCGGCACTGGCCCATGGCTGA
- a CDS encoding F0F1 ATP synthase subunit B family protein: MAEAAAQHSEAEAPHMNQAIHSEGMEPVGTVAHEGVAPHTDPKAVGMDATAWVSLAMAVFIGILLLKKVPGLIGGALDGRIAQIKTQLEEASKLRTEAEALKAEYEAKLTAAAGEADAMRKSAEHEAATLLEDAKANAAALVVRRQKMAEDKIGAAERAAIADIRSKAVTAATNAAGALIAQGHDAKADKILVDDAIKGLGPSV; encoded by the coding sequence ATGGCTGAGGCAGCAGCACAGCATAGTGAGGCGGAAGCCCCGCATATGAATCAGGCAATCCATTCGGAAGGTATGGAGCCGGTCGGCACCGTCGCCCATGAAGGCGTGGCGCCGCACACCGACCCAAAGGCGGTCGGCATGGACGCCACGGCCTGGGTCAGCCTGGCGATGGCGGTCTTCATCGGCATTTTGCTGCTCAAGAAGGTGCCCGGCCTGATCGGCGGCGCGCTGGACGGCCGCATCGCGCAGATCAAGACGCAATTGGAGGAAGCCTCCAAGCTGCGGACCGAAGCCGAAGCGCTCAAGGCGGAATATGAAGCCAAGCTGACTGCGGCGGCCGGCGAAGCCGATGCCATGCGCAAGTCGGCCGAGCATGAAGCGGCTACGCTGCTGGAAGATGCGAAGGCCAATGCCGCCGCTCTGGTCGTGCGTCGTCAGAAGATGGCGGAAGACAAGATCGGCGCGGCCGAACGCGCGGCGATAGCCGATATCCGGTCCAAGGCAGTGACCGCTGCGACGAATGCAGCAGGGGCGCTGATCGCGCAGGGGCATGATGCCAAGGCCGACAAGATATTGGTCGACGACGCGATCAAGGGGCTCGGGCCTAGCGTTTGA